The DNA segment AATCGGTAACGGGCTCTTTTATTATGTCTGTCTTAGCCCTGCGTGTCATCCCACCGTTATAATCACAGTGTTAATAATGGTGGTGGTAATGAACGCTAAGCAATAAGTCATCATAATATTTAATCAATCTGTTAATAATTTCAATACCTATAGCAATAGCAAAAAATGAGAGCCGAATCAAGTTTAAAATAGATTTAGTTGTTTTACTCGATATCGATAAAAGGAGGTAAATATGTTAAAGTAATATTAAAAGTTTGCGATATTTAGATATGTCTTAAGTCCAAGGATTGGTGGTATGGAAAAAATTTTAGAAGCGCAAATAGCCGGGTCATTATTAGCATCATTTGATGCTTTTTACAGCCGTTTTTTAGAAGTCACCCGTGGTGCAAAGTTACGCTTTGAGAACGCCGATTGGCACGGTGTGCAAATCGCCGCAAAACAACGTATCAGCCTCTATGATGACCACGTCGGTAAAACCGCCCAGCAAATGCAGGCGCTTGCCGCAGAGGCCGAAGCCGACCAAGTATTTCTGCAAGGCATTAAGCGTGAGTACGAGGCACTATTACAACATTACCCCAATTTTGAAATAGCCGAGAGTTTCTTTAATTCGGTTTATCGCCGTGTCTTTAAACATACCAATATATACAAAGATCAACTCTTCATCACCAATGCCAATCGCGTGCGAGATCCCACCTTCCCAAATAATTTTTATCGCCGTTATAGCCGCGGTAGTGATTTCTCGGTGATCTTACGCAAGATCATTAGTGGTTATACCTTTACCGCACGTTGGGAGAACTTGGACCGGGACCTTGCTAATGTAGTGGATTACCTGAACCAGCATGCGCCTAAACAACTTACCGATGCCAAGCATATCGAAGTGCACATGCTCAACGAGGTATTCTATCGTAACAAGGGCGCATACCTGATGGGTAAGATCTTTGCAGATGGACAAATGTATCCACTGGTATTTCCGATTTTGAATAACGAAGAAAACGAGATCTATTTAGATACGGTTATTTTTGAAAAAGAAGAAACCAGTATTCTGTTTGGTTTTGCCCGTGCTTATTTCTTTGTTTATGCCCCTGAGCCTGGTGCTATCGTGCAGTTTCTAAAACCCATGCTCCCGCATAAAACCAACTTTGAGATCTACTCTGCTATCGGTTGTCAAAAACACGCAAAAACCGAACTGTTTCGCCACTATATAGCGCACCTAGATAACTCTGACGATAAATTCATTATTGCCCCAGGTATTAAAGGCATGGTGATGAGCGTATTTACCCTGCCTTCTTATGATGTGGTATTTAAGATCATTAAAGATGAGTTTGCACCACCGAAACAAATCGATCATGCCACAGTAAAAGCTAAGTATCAGATCGTGAAATCCCATGATCGAGTCGGTCGTATGGCAGATACCCAGCAATTTAAGAACTTTGCCTTTCCAAAAGATCGTTTCAGTCAAGAACTCCTAGATGAGTTATTGGCCGTTGCGCCGTCAATTATAAAACTGACTAACAGTAAAGTGGTGATCAAACATCTGTACATTGAGCGTAAAATGATCCCATTAAACATCTATCTCGAACAAGCAAATGAAGAAGAATTGGATAACGCCATTGATGAATACGGCAATGCGATCAAGCAACTTGCTGCCGCAAACATTTTCCCTGGTGATATGTTATTTAAAAACTTTGGCGTGACCCGTCATCATCGGGTGATATTTTACGATTATGATGAGATCTCATATATGCATGAAGTTAACTTCCGCTACATTCCACCGCCACGCTACCCTGAGGACATCATGCTGGCTGAACCTTGGTTTGCTGTCGCACCCAACGATGTTTTTCCGGAGGAGTTTGAGACTTTCTTATTATCTCGACCTGAAATTAACAAGTTGTTTAAAAAATACCATTCAGATCTGCTTGATGCTGATTACTGGAAAGGACTGCAAGACAATATTAATCGCGGTAACTACAATGATGTATTTCCTTATCGCCGAGCTCGACGTTTTAACCGGAACACATAATCTTTGACCGAAACACCGAGCTAAAGCAACAACAGTTAGCAGAAGATAACTGAATACAAACATAATGAGGTTAATTATCCATTAACCTCATTATCTACTCTTCCCTTCATAAAAATACCTAATCACTGCTAACGCTAATCATGCGCTGTTACAGCAAGGGTTCTTTCGCTACGACAACCCCATTTAAATCGGCATAGATATAATCACCGTCAGCAATACTCACGCCAGCAAAATGCAAGTCGATACCTACGTCACCTAAACCACGTTTTTCAGTTTTGACTGGACAGGCCGTTATCGCTTTAACACCTAGGTTCAGGGTATTAATGGTTGCAACATCTCGAATAGCGCCATAAATGACAAAACCAGCCCAGCCATTGTTCACCGCATTTTCGGCAATCATATCGCCAAGCAGTGCACGCCGTATCGACCCGCCGCCATCAATAACCAAAATACGTCCTTCACCTGGCGTGCCGGCAAGTTCTTTCACCAGTGAGTTATCTTCAAAACATTTAACCGTGACCGCTTGGCCACTAAAAATAGTCGCGTTACCATAACTTTGAAAAATAGGCTCCATCACGGATAATTGATCGAAATGGTGATCACACAGATCGGGTAATAGGTCTAACATAGTCCATCCTTAGCATCGTTATTCTTTATTGCTGACAATCCCATAGCAATTCGTTAATAAAACTACCCACATATTAGCGCAGATCAATTATTCCAATCTATAATTAATTAACAAAATATATACATAGACAAGAATTAATCAATAAAACTTACCAAATTGTAATTTGATTACATTTTAAAGAATAAAACTATTCTTTAGTCATCAACATCACGATTCATCAAAATAAGTCACTATCAATAAATAATATCACACCACATCCAGATAAATAAACATGAAGAGTAAGCACTATAAACCCACTAACACCGCTAAATGCGGGCTGAAGTAGCAAATAATACTATTGGTGAAAATATTTTTAGTATATATCAGCAGGGCTTACGGCGTAATTTACACGCCATTAAGCCCAACGTATGTACGTTTAAAGCCATGTGTGAATTTCAAAAAATATTTGTAACAAATTGATTTATATATTTTAAATACACTAAAATATATAACAAAACCACTATTTTAATTAAATTTAGTCTAGTAATCATGCTTAAATATAAAATATAACTAATTAGAGTTATTTGATAAATATCAAATCATGTTGAGTTATTACGTAACATAATTACATTAGGTTGTTATACTGCTGTTAATAACATATAATCCTACAGTTAAGGAAGCCGTAATACTATATATCCTACTGCAGCCCGCTGTTTTAGGTAAATAGTCTTATATTTCATGGATGTATTACTCTTACTCCTGCATTAATTGATATGCGAATTAATCGTCAATATCAATAAGCTGGGCTCTATTTGATCCAACGCGGAACTAGGTACGTTTATGCAAACCCCAAACATTCTTATCGTAGAAGATGAACTCGTTACACGTAATACTCTCAAAAGCATCTTCGAAGCTGAAGGTTATTCAGTACATGAAGCAAGTAACGGCGATGAAATGTATGAGATCATTACCAATAACCCTATCAGCCTGGTAATCATGGATATTAATCTTCCAGGTAAAAATGGCTTACTGTTAGCACGTGAACTACGTGAAAAACATAATCTAGCCCTGATGTTTTTAACTGGTCGCGACAATGAAGTTGACAAGATTTTAGGTCTCGAAATTGGTGCTGACGATTACATTACCAAACCATTTAACCCACGTGAATTAACGATTCGTGCGCGTAACCTACTAGGCCGTACTTTTACGAAAACCCCAGTAGCAGACGAAGAAAAAGCAATCATTGAAGAATATGAATTCAATGGCTGGCGTCTGAATATCAACAGCCGTTCTTTAATTAGTCCGCTGAATGATTCGTTCAAACTACCACGTAGTGAATTCCGTGCAATGCTACACTTTGTAGAGAACCCAGGTAAAATTCAAACGCGTGCAATGTTATTGAAAAAAATGACAGGCCGTGAACTGAAACCACACGATCGTACTGTCGATGTAACTATTCGTCGTATCCGTAAGCATTTTGAAAGCATTGCTGATACGCCAGAGATCATCGCGACAATCCACGGTGAAGGTTACCGTTTTTGTGGTGAATTAAGCTAAGTTAGCTTCATTCACATATAATTCGCTGCGCTTTACTGTGTAGCAAATTATAAAAAAAGCGCTAATAATTAGCGCTTTTTTTGTGCCTAGCATTCTTGCTTATTAAATCTGACTAAGCTTATCTCGCCCTTTTACGCCACGTAGAATGGCTTGCAATAACTCACTGGCATCAAATTTAGTTAACGCTTCATCGGCACCGATTTGCTGTGCACGTTCAGTGCTAATAGCACTCGATAACGAAGTATGCAGAATGATGTAAGTCGCAGATACATTCGGTGTACTACGCACTTCAAATGCAACTTCATAGCCGTCTAAGCCTGGCATTTCGATATCACTGACCAACACATCGATTGGCTTACCAGATTCGACTGCCGACTGCATTATGGCTAATGCATCTTGACCATTATTTGACACTTGATAATGAATACCTGCTGCATCGAGTGCACCAGCAAGTTGATTACGCGCGACCATTGAATCATCCACCACCAAAATTTCTTTAGTGCGCAGTTGTTCAAGTTCAAGCTCACTAAACTGGGGTAACTCCACATCATAATTTGGATAAATGTCCGCTAACAAGCGTTCCACATCCATCAATTGCACTAATTGATCATCAAGCTTCATCACCCCTATGGTATATATATTACAACCGAGTGATGGATCTGGCGCCGAGATATCTTTCCAACTGCAATGCATGATCTTATCAATATGACGTACCAAAAAACCGACAACCTGACGGCTACAATCGGTGATAATAATATTACACGAGTCATATTCTTCTTTACTGACAGGGCGATAACCAACAGCATTCGCCATATCAATAATAGGAATAGTCCGACCTCGCAGTGTCGCTGCACCCATCACCATAGGGTGAGAACCCGGTATAGAATAAAGGCGGGGGGAGGGTACGATCTCCTGTACTTTCAACGTGCCTATGGCAAATTTTTGCTGGAGATTCAACTTAAATAATAATAAACCTTGTGACTGACTCATTACCCTTCCTACTTATTAATTAATACATTTACCTTTGACCTCCGACTATAGCATAGTTAATTATTTATACTATTTTATGTAATAAAAATAGTGACTAGGACATGATGCCTATACTTATTTAGTAGAAAGTAGTGATTTACAAAAAAAGACCGCAATAAATGCGGTCTTAATTATTGACAATATAACTTAGATAAGATTAACCTAAATTCACACGCGCATTGCGGAACATACGCATCCACGGGCTATCTTCGCCCCACTCTTCTGGATGCCATGAATTGCTCACACTGCGGAATACACGTTCCGGATGTGGCATCATGATAGTTACGCGGCCATCCGTGGTTGTTAAACCCGTAATACCTAATGGGGAACCATTTGGGTTTGATGGATATTGCGTCGTAGGTTGACCATAGTTATCAACGAAGTTAAGTGTCACTGTGCCACTGTTTTGTAGTGCTCGCAGATGCGCATCATCGCGTAATTCAATGCGACCTTCACCGTGAGATACAGCGATAGGCATTCTTGAACCAGCCATGTTACTTAAAAATAATGACGGATTTTTAGGTACTTCAACCAAGCTAAAACGTGCTTCAAAACGTTCCGATTGGTTGGTCACGAAACGTGGCCATAATTCTGAACCTGGGATAAGCTCACCCAAGTTAGATAACATCTGACAACCATTACATACACCCAGTGAGAAACTGTCTTCACGTTCGAAGAAAGCCGCAAACTGATCGCGTGCTTGGGGGTTAAACAAGATTGATTTAGCCCAACCTTCACCTGCACCCAGTACGTCGCCGTAAGAGAAACCACCACAAGCAACCAAGCCTGCGAAGTCTGCTAGGTTAACGCGGCCGGCAAGAATATCACTCATGTGAATATCTTGAGCAGCAAAACCTGCACGATCAAATGCCGCAGCCATTTCCGTTTGCGAGTTTACACCCTGCTCACGTAAGATAGCCATTTTTGGTTGTACGCCTGTTGCTATGTAAGGTGCCGCAATATCGTGGTTCACATCAAAGCTTAAGTTAACATTTAGACCAGGGTCTTTCACATCAAGTTTAAGATCGAATTCTTCTTGAGCACAACTTGGGTTGTCACGCAGTGCTTGCATTTTCAGCGTTGTTTCAGCCCACATCGCACGGTAATAAGTACGCGATTCAGCTAATACGATTTCACCGTTACGGGTGAAACGAATCATATCATCTTCATTGGTTGAACCAATCACATGACAACATGCAGCGAGACCGTGGCCTGCTAGTGTTGTTAGTACTTGTTCCTTCATTGCTGAAGACACTTGGATCACCGCACCTAACTCTTCTGAGTACAGTGCCGCAAGATCATCAGTACCTAGCATATCAAGTTCAACATCAACACCACAGTGACCAGCAAATGCCATCTCTGTTACTGTCGAGAATAAACCACCGTCACTACGGTCATGGTAAGCCAGTAATGATTGCTCTTTCACTAATACTTGCATCGCATCGAAGAAGCCTTTCAGCTGCTCAGCACTATCCACATCGGGTGTATGTTGACCCAGCTGCTTGTATACTTGTGCTAATGATGAAGCGCCTAGACGATTCTGGCCATTACCTAAATCGATAAGAATAAGGTCAGTTGCGCCTTTGTCAGTGCGTAGCTGCGGGGTGACTGTTTTACGTATATCAGTCACACGGCCGAATGCAGTAATAATCAGTGATAATGGTGACGTAACTTCTTTGTTTTCACCGTTATCTTCCCAGCGCGTCTTCATTGACATTGAATCTTTACCCACTGGAATAGTCAGGTTCAATTCAGGGCAAAGTTCTTCACCTACCGCTTTAACAGCCGCATATAAACCCGCATCTTCACCCGGGTGACCCGCTGCAGACATCCAGTTAGCAGACAAGTTAATACGGGTTAAATCACCAATTTCAGTCGCCGCAATATTGGTTAATGCTTCTGCAACCGCCATACGGCTTGATGCAGGGAAGTTTAACAATGCTAATGGCGTACGTTCACCAATGGCCATTGCT comes from the Moritella yayanosii genome and includes:
- the aceK gene encoding bifunctional isocitrate dehydrogenase kinase/phosphatase, which encodes MEKILEAQIAGSLLASFDAFYSRFLEVTRGAKLRFENADWHGVQIAAKQRISLYDDHVGKTAQQMQALAAEAEADQVFLQGIKREYEALLQHYPNFEIAESFFNSVYRRVFKHTNIYKDQLFITNANRVRDPTFPNNFYRRYSRGSDFSVILRKIISGYTFTARWENLDRDLANVVDYLNQHAPKQLTDAKHIEVHMLNEVFYRNKGAYLMGKIFADGQMYPLVFPILNNEENEIYLDTVIFEKEETSILFGFARAYFFVYAPEPGAIVQFLKPMLPHKTNFEIYSAIGCQKHAKTELFRHYIAHLDNSDDKFIIAPGIKGMVMSVFTLPSYDVVFKIIKDEFAPPKQIDHATVKAKYQIVKSHDRVGRMADTQQFKNFAFPKDRFSQELLDELLAVAPSIIKLTNSKVVIKHLYIERKMIPLNIYLEQANEEELDNAIDEYGNAIKQLAAANIFPGDMLFKNFGVTRHHRVIFYDYDEISYMHEVNFRYIPPPRYPEDIMLAEPWFAVAPNDVFPEEFETFLLSRPEINKLFKKYHSDLLDADYWKGLQDNINRGNYNDVFPYRRARRFNRNT
- a CDS encoding putative 4-hydroxy-4-methyl-2-oxoglutarate aldolase, with protein sequence MLDLLPDLCDHHFDQLSVMEPIFQSYGNATIFSGQAVTVKCFEDNSLVKELAGTPGEGRILVIDGGGSIRRALLGDMIAENAVNNGWAGFVIYGAIRDVATINTLNLGVKAITACPVKTEKRGLGDVGIDLHFAGVSIADGDYIYADLNGVVVAKEPLL
- the arcA gene encoding two-component system response regulator ArcA, producing MQTPNILIVEDELVTRNTLKSIFEAEGYSVHEASNGDEMYEIITNNPISLVIMDINLPGKNGLLLARELREKHNLALMFLTGRDNEVDKILGLEIGADDYITKPFNPRELTIRARNLLGRTFTKTPVADEEKAIIEEYEFNGWRLNINSRSLISPLNDSFKLPRSEFRAMLHFVENPGKIQTRAMLLKKMTGRELKPHDRTVDVTIRRIRKHFESIADTPEIIATIHGEGYRFCGELS
- a CDS encoding chemotaxis protein, translating into MSQSQGLLLFKLNLQQKFAIGTLKVQEIVPSPRLYSIPGSHPMVMGAATLRGRTIPIIDMANAVGYRPVSKEEYDSCNIIITDCSRQVVGFLVRHIDKIMHCSWKDISAPDPSLGCNIYTIGVMKLDDQLVQLMDVERLLADIYPNYDVELPQFSELELEQLRTKEILVVDDSMVARNQLAGALDAAGIHYQVSNNGQDALAIMQSAVESGKPIDVLVSDIEMPGLDGYEVAFEVRSTPNVSATYIILHTSLSSAISTERAQQIGADEALTKFDASELLQAILRGVKGRDKLSQI